The Erythrolamprus reginae isolate rEryReg1 chromosome 3, rEryReg1.hap1, whole genome shotgun sequence genome contains a region encoding:
- the HBEGF gene encoding proheparin-binding EGF-like growth factor, translated as MISSVVLAAVCAILVNGEGTGVLQNETPRRENRDGLTNHHLHPSPKALEHIGQKDVLLSKEDTLSNLSQVAFMSKPQESVTPNNGGKKRRKGKGKKRDPCLRKYKDYCIHGKCKYIKKLKSPSCICQEDYHGERCHALSLPVEKTMDGYDRTTILAVTAVILSSLCLIIIAVLLMLRCHKQGVYDVENEEKVKLGITVNQ; from the exons ATGATCTCGAGCGTTGTCCTGGCGGCAG TTTGTGCCATCCTGGTGAATGGGGAGGGGACTGGCGTACTCCAGAATGAAACTCCCAGGAGAGAAAACAGAGACGGCTTGACAAATCACCATCTCCACCCATCCCCAAAAGCTTTGGAACATATAGGACAGAAAGATGTTTTGTTATCCAAAGAAGATACCTTAAGCAATCTCTCTCAAG tTGCTTTCATGTCCAAGCCGCAAGAATCTGTGACTCCAAATAatggagggaagaaaaggagaaaaggaaagggaaagaaaagagatcCCTGCTTGAGAAAATATAAGGATTATTGTATTCATGGAAAATGCAAATATATTAAGAAACTTAAATCTCCATCTTGTAT ATGCCAGGAAGACTACCATGGGGAGAGGTGCCATGCTCTTAGCCTTCCAGTGGAAAAAACCATGGATGGTTATGATCGTACAACTATCCTGGCAGTTACAGCAGTGATTCTTTCATCTCTGTGTCTTATCATCATTGCAGTATTATTGATGCTGAG ATGTCACAAACAAGGAGTAtatgatgtagagaatgaagagaaggTTAAATTGGGAATAACTGTCAATCAATGA